The DNA segment GCGCACGAGGTCGGTGTCCGCCGGGATCTCCTCGGCGATCAAGCGGACGGCGTACGGTACCGGACCGCCGGTGACGGTACCCAGCTGCACGTCGACCGGCAGGGTGCCGTCGGGGTCGAACCGGGGCGCGATCTGGTCGGCCGGGATGCCGCGCAGATCCTCCATGATCCGCTCGCCGACCTCGATCGCACCGGCCGATTCGCGCGACACGCGGTTGGCCTTGATGCCCGAGCCGTGGATGGCGACGAGCCCCGCGAGCCCGATGACGGTCACCGCGAGCGTCACGAGCAGCTCCACCATCGTGAAGCCGCGCTCGCCGGTCGGCTGGCGCGAACGACCGGTGCGTTCAGTTGCCCGGCGCAAACGTCTCGACCTCCCCCGATTGGATCGATCCGAGGCACGGGTTGAAGCCCGTGCCGAGCTCGGTGATGTTCTTTTGCGCGTACCCCGGGCACGGAACGTCGCTCGACGCGGCGCCGCCGCCGAGCGAGATCGTCTGCTCGATGACGAC comes from the Deltaproteobacteria bacterium genome and includes:
- a CDS encoding prepilin-type N-terminal cleavage/methylation domain-containing protein; the encoded protein is MRRATERTGRSRQPTGERGFTMVELLVTLAVTVIGLAGLVAIHGSGIKANRVSRESAGAIEVGERIMEDLRGIPADQIAPRFDPDGTLPVDVQLGTVTGGPVPYAVRLIAEEIPADTDLVRIRVEVNWTELGAAPGAEGGRYDHRIVLEMIRTKLEQL